The following proteins come from a genomic window of Deinococcus sp. YIM 134068:
- the guaA gene encoding glutamine-hydrolyzing GMP synthase, which yields MSVVILDFGSQFTRLIARRFRELGAYSVILPGTASLERIGQENPQGIVLSGGPSSVYDATSPRPAPGVLDLPVPILGVCYGMQFLAHEAGGDVKRAGKREYGKADLTRYGGQLFAGIQGEFVAWMSHSDSVTQLPQGYEVVAETEDTPVAAIENPVTRRYGVQFHPEVVHTPKGGQLLANFLEICGVARDWNAEHIIDELVEGVREQVGDGRVLLAISGGVDSSTLGLLLARAIGERLTAVFIDHGLLRLGERQQVEAALRPLGVNLITVDARAEFLGHLEGVSDPEQKRKIIGREFIRAFEREAREYGPFDFLAQGTLYPDVIESAGGLAADKHGAANIKSHHNVGGLPEDLAFQLVEPFRTLFKDEVREIAKLLGLPDAIRMRHPFPGPGLAIRCLGAISEEKLDILKRVDDIFISGLREFGLYDGCSQALAILTPIQSVGVMGDERTYSYTAALRAVTTDDFMTAEWARLPYDFLATMSNRIVNQVHEINRVVYDITGKPPATIEWE from the coding sequence GTGAGCGTCGTCATCCTCGACTTCGGCAGCCAGTTCACGCGCCTGATCGCCCGGCGCTTCCGGGAACTCGGCGCATACAGCGTGATTCTGCCGGGCACGGCCAGCCTGGAGCGCATCGGGCAGGAGAACCCCCAGGGCATCGTCCTCTCCGGCGGCCCCAGCAGCGTGTACGACGCGACCTCGCCGCGCCCGGCCCCCGGTGTCCTCGACCTGCCCGTGCCCATCCTCGGCGTGTGCTACGGGATGCAGTTCCTCGCGCACGAGGCGGGCGGCGACGTGAAGCGGGCGGGCAAGCGCGAGTACGGCAAGGCCGACCTCACCCGCTACGGCGGGCAACTCTTCGCCGGGATTCAGGGCGAGTTCGTCGCCTGGATGAGCCACAGTGACTCGGTGACGCAACTTCCGCAGGGTTACGAGGTCGTGGCCGAGACGGAGGATACGCCCGTCGCCGCCATCGAGAACCCGGTGACGCGGCGCTACGGCGTGCAGTTCCACCCCGAGGTCGTCCACACGCCGAAGGGCGGGCAACTGCTGGCGAACTTTCTGGAGATTTGCGGTGTGGCGCGCGACTGGAACGCCGAGCACATCATTGACGAACTCGTGGAGGGCGTGCGCGAGCAGGTCGGCGACGGGCGCGTTCTCCTCGCCATCAGCGGTGGGGTGGACTCCTCCACGCTGGGCCTGCTCCTCGCCCGGGCCATTGGCGAGCGCCTCACCGCCGTCTTCATCGACCACGGCCTCCTGCGCCTCGGCGAGCGGCAACAGGTGGAGGCGGCCCTGCGGCCCCTCGGCGTCAACCTGATTACCGTGGACGCGCGGGCGGAGTTCCTGGGGCACCTGGAGGGCGTCTCCGACCCCGAGCAGAAGCGCAAGATCATCGGGCGCGAGTTCATCCGGGCCTTCGAGCGCGAGGCGCGGGAGTACGGCCCCTTCGACTTCCTCGCGCAGGGCACCCTCTACCCGGACGTGATCGAGTCGGCGGGCGGTCTGGCGGCGGACAAGCACGGCGCGGCGAATATCAAGAGCCATCACAATGTCGGCGGATTGCCGGAAGACCTCGCTTTTCAGCTCGTCGAACCCTTCCGCACGCTGTTCAAGGACGAGGTGCGGGAGATCGCCAAATTGCTCGGCCTTCCCGACGCCATCCGCATGCGCCACCCCTTCCCCGGCCCCGGCCTCGCCATCCGCTGCCTCGGCGCGATCAGCGAGGAGAAATTGGACATCCTCAAGCGGGTGGACGACATCTTCATTTCCGGGCTACGCGAGTTCGGGCTGTACGACGGCTGCTCGCAGGCCCTCGCCATCCTGACCCCCATCCAGTCGGTCGGCGTGATGGGCGATGAGCGCACGTATTCCTACACCGCCGCCCTGCGCGCCGTGACCACCGACGACTTCATGACCGCCGAGTGGGCGCGCTTGCCCTACGACTTCCTGGCGACGATGAGTAACCGCATCGTCAATCAGGTCCACGAGATCAACCGTGTGGTGTACGACATCACCGGCAAGCCGCCCGCGACCATCGAGTGGGAGTGA
- a CDS encoding class I SAM-dependent methyltransferase: protein MEESRPHEVWAAGDRYEPYVGRWSRRVARMFLPELGVPPEQDWLDVGCGTGALVQTILDHASPRSVVGTDLSPGFAEYARAHLPDPRVRIEVADAQHLPLGTGSVDAAVSGLVLNFVPEPGRAASEMTRVVRAGGLVAAYVWDYAEGMEFMRLFWEAAVALNPAAPDEGRRFSLCHPGPLADLFAGAGLGQVNVRPIDLPTVFRDFDDYWLPFLGGQGAAPAYAMTLSEDDRAALRECLRAGLPTEDDGSIHLTARAWAVRGIKTETWSG, encoded by the coding sequence ATGGAGGAATCCCGACCGCACGAGGTCTGGGCGGCAGGCGACCGTTACGAACCGTACGTCGGGCGCTGGAGTCGGCGGGTCGCCCGGATGTTCCTCCCGGAATTGGGCGTGCCGCCGGAGCAGGACTGGCTGGACGTGGGATGCGGGACGGGGGCGCTGGTCCAGACCATCCTCGACCACGCCAGCCCCCGCTCGGTGGTCGGCACCGACCTGTCGCCCGGATTTGCCGAGTACGCGCGGGCGCACCTCCCGGACCCCCGCGTGAGGATCGAGGTCGCCGACGCGCAGCATCTTCCCCTCGGGACGGGGAGTGTGGACGCCGCCGTCTCGGGGCTGGTCCTCAACTTCGTGCCCGAGCCGGGGCGGGCCGCCTCGGAGATGACCCGTGTGGTCCGGGCGGGCGGCCTCGTCGCCGCGTACGTGTGGGACTACGCCGAGGGCATGGAGTTCATGCGCCTCTTCTGGGAGGCCGCCGTCGCCCTCAACCCCGCTGCCCCCGACGAGGGCCGCCGCTTCTCCCTCTGCCATCCGGGGCCGCTCGCTGACCTGTTCGCCGGGGCCGGACTCGGGCAGGTGAACGTCCGGCCCATCGACCTTCCCACCGTCTTTCGGGACTTCGACGACTACTGGCTGCCGTTCCTGGGGGGGCAGGGCGCGGCCCCGGCCTATGCCATGACCCTGAGCGAAGATGACCGGGCCGCCCTGCGGGAGTGCCTCCGCGCCGGACTCCCCACGGAGGACGACGGCTCGATTCACCTCACCGCCCGTGCCTGGGCCGTGCGGGGGATCAAGACAGAGACGTGGAGTGGGTGA
- a CDS encoding antibiotic biosynthesis monooxygenase family protein, producing MILEIAMLNIRPGQTAEFEAAFVQAQRIISGMKGYIRHELQRCLENDHRYALLVWWETLEDHTVGFRGSPDYQEWRSLLHHFYDPFPTVEHFVRVLP from the coding sequence ATGATTCTGGAAATCGCCATGCTGAACATCCGCCCCGGCCAGACCGCCGAGTTCGAGGCCGCCTTCGTGCAGGCTCAGCGCATCATCTCCGGGATGAAGGGCTATATCCGGCACGAGCTTCAGCGGTGTCTGGAAAACGACCACAGGTACGCCCTCCTCGTGTGGTGGGAGACGCTGGAGGACCACACGGTCGGCTTTCGGGGCAGTCCCGACTATCAGGAATGGCGCTCGCTCCTGCACCATTTCTACGACCCGTTCCCGACGGTGGAGCATTTCGTGCGTGTCCTACCTTGA